From Streptomyces sp. HUAS MG91, the proteins below share one genomic window:
- a CDS encoding winged helix-turn-helix transcriptional regulator, giving the protein MVRTVPERDAACAIAQAASVVGDWWSLLLIRETARGHHRFDALQEELGISRKVLTERLAQLVDAEILEKVPYQTGPVRHEYRLTPSGRGLLPVLLSMQDWADRWVFGDGSLSGTADEESEQARRMADLTGERLPRLELPGHRDGAPLDPVSGAAATVLFCYPATGRPSPLPEGWGDIPGTVGCTLENRLFRDAYDDFRAAGAEVRGVSTQRPDEQRVFAVEEGIPFDLLSDVDLRLAAALRLPVFRAGQALRLKRAVLVVDRDRTVRHVRFPVTDIPEAVREALGVVRALAA; this is encoded by the coding sequence ATGGTCAGGACGGTGCCCGAACGGGACGCCGCCTGTGCGATCGCGCAGGCCGCGTCCGTGGTCGGCGACTGGTGGAGCCTGCTCCTGATCCGCGAGACGGCGCGCGGCCACCACCGCTTCGACGCGCTCCAGGAAGAGCTGGGCATCTCCCGCAAGGTCCTCACCGAACGCCTTGCGCAACTGGTGGACGCCGAGATCCTGGAGAAGGTCCCGTACCAGACCGGCCCCGTCCGCCACGAGTACCGGCTCACCCCGAGCGGCCGGGGGCTGCTGCCCGTCCTGCTGTCCATGCAGGACTGGGCGGACCGCTGGGTCTTCGGCGACGGCTCGCTCAGCGGCACCGCCGACGAGGAGAGCGAGCAGGCACGGCGGATGGCGGACCTCACCGGTGAGCGGCTGCCACGCCTCGAACTGCCCGGACACCGCGACGGCGCCCCCCTCGACCCGGTCTCCGGGGCGGCGGCCACCGTCCTGTTCTGCTACCCGGCGACCGGCCGCCCGAGCCCGCTGCCGGAGGGCTGGGGCGACATCCCCGGCACCGTCGGCTGCACGCTGGAGAATCGGCTGTTCCGGGACGCGTACGACGACTTCCGGGCGGCGGGCGCCGAGGTGCGCGGCGTGAGCACCCAGCGCCCGGACGAACAGCGCGTGTTCGCCGTCGAGGAGGGCATCCCCTTCGACCTGCTCTCCGACGTCGACCTGCGCCTCGCCGCCGCGCTGCGACTGCCCGTGTTCCGCGCCGGTCAGGCGCTGCGCCTCAAGCGGGCCGTCCTCGTCGTGGACCGGGACCGGACGGTCCGGCACGTGCGCTTCCCGGTGACCGACATCCCGGAAGCCGTGCGCGAGGCACTGGGCGTGGTGCGCGCACTGGCCGCGTGA
- the rbfA gene encoding 30S ribosome-binding factor RbfA produces MADNARAKRLADLIREVVAQKLQRGIKDPRLGTHVTITDTRVTGDLREATVFYTVYGDDEQRAEVAAGLESAKGILRSAVGSAAGVKFTPTLTFVADALPDNAKTIEDLLDRARSSDAQVREASAGATFAGDADPYKKPEDDDTDAADKDGDA; encoded by the coding sequence GTGGCCGACAACGCGCGCGCCAAGAGGCTGGCGGACCTCATCCGAGAGGTGGTGGCCCAGAAGCTGCAGCGCGGGATCAAGGACCCGCGGCTCGGCACCCACGTCACCATCACGGACACCCGCGTCACCGGCGACCTGCGGGAGGCGACCGTCTTCTACACGGTCTACGGGGACGACGAGCAGCGGGCCGAGGTGGCCGCCGGTCTGGAGAGCGCCAAGGGCATCCTGCGCTCCGCGGTCGGTTCGGCGGCCGGCGTGAAGTTCACACCGACCCTGACCTTCGTCGCGGACGCCCTGCCGGACAACGCCAAGACGATCGAGGACCTCCTCGACCGGGCGCGTTCCTCGGACGCCCAGGTGCGCGAGGCGTCCGCGGGCGCCACGTTCGCCGGGGACGCCGACCCGTACAAGAAGCCCGAGGACGACGACACGGACGCCGCCGACAAGGACGGCGACGCCTGA
- a CDS encoding MFS transporter, whose product MTETQTVPDLERSRAENADAPPGVFWRYWAAATISDAGTAVTALALPLIALTVLDATAFESALLAAAGQVSWLLLSLPAGVVAQRVPLRRLQVGLDLVRFAALGSLPLAWWLGALTYAHLLAAALVTGAATVLFDIGNSTFLPAVVPARQLAARNSVVSGTHAVTDTGGPSLGGVLVSAASPVGALAVDAASHLASAVLLRTLPERRPAARTGESALRLMREGWRYVTRHPVMLPCTVWATAANFLNAALVALTPLYLVREAGLNSVQLGLVLAADGVGALVGASVAVRVTRRLGTARGIIAADLVGGALLLLAPLTTSAGDAYWFALGNAGFAFGTVIGSITTRTYRQTQSPPELLSRVMATVRFVSWGAMPLGALAAGLLATFVGTHAALWTVCAAAILPALYLLASPVGRHPDLR is encoded by the coding sequence ATGACCGAGACGCAGACGGTCCCGGACCTCGAACGAAGCCGCGCCGAGAACGCCGACGCGCCACCGGGCGTCTTCTGGCGGTACTGGGCGGCCGCCACGATCAGCGACGCGGGCACCGCCGTCACCGCGCTCGCCCTGCCGCTGATCGCCCTGACCGTGCTGGACGCCACGGCCTTCGAGTCCGCCCTGCTCGCCGCCGCGGGGCAGGTGTCCTGGCTGCTGCTCAGCCTGCCCGCCGGGGTCGTCGCCCAACGGGTGCCGCTGCGCCGGCTCCAGGTCGGGCTCGACCTCGTCCGGTTCGCCGCGCTCGGCTCACTGCCGCTCGCCTGGTGGCTCGGCGCGCTGACGTACGCGCATCTGCTGGCCGCGGCGCTGGTCACGGGCGCGGCGACGGTCCTGTTCGACATCGGCAACTCGACGTTCCTGCCGGCCGTCGTACCGGCCCGGCAGCTCGCTGCCCGCAACAGCGTGGTCTCCGGGACGCACGCCGTCACCGACACCGGCGGGCCCTCGCTCGGCGGGGTGCTGGTGAGCGCGGCCAGTCCGGTCGGCGCGCTGGCCGTGGACGCGGCCAGCCATCTGGCCTCGGCCGTGCTGCTGCGCACCCTGCCCGAACGCCGTCCCGCCGCCCGTACCGGGGAGAGCGCGCTGCGGCTGATGCGCGAGGGCTGGCGGTACGTGACCCGGCACCCGGTCATGCTGCCCTGCACCGTCTGGGCGACGGCCGCCAACTTCCTGAACGCGGCCCTGGTCGCCCTCACCCCGCTCTATCTGGTCCGCGAGGCCGGTCTGAACTCCGTACAGCTCGGGCTGGTGCTCGCCGCGGACGGGGTCGGGGCGCTCGTCGGGGCCTCCGTCGCGGTCCGCGTCACCCGGCGCCTGGGCACCGCGCGCGGGATCATCGCGGCCGATCTGGTGGGCGGCGCGCTGCTGCTGCTCGCGCCGTTGACCACGTCGGCGGGGGACGCGTACTGGTTCGCCCTGGGCAACGCCGGGTTCGCCTTCGGCACCGTCATCGGCTCGATCACCACCCGCACCTATCGCCAGACCCAGTCGCCGCCGGAGCTGCTGTCGCGGGTGATGGCCACGGTGCGGTTCGTCTCCTGGGGGGCGATGCCGCTCGGGGCGCTGGCCGCAGGGCTGCTGGCCACGTTCGTGGGGACGCATGCGGCGCTGTGGACGGTGTGCGCGGCGGCGATCCTCCCCGCGCTGTACCTCCTGGCCTCCCCGGTGGGCCGCCACCCCGACTTGCGCTGA
- a CDS encoding ABC transporter ATP-binding protein produces the protein MTLLEVRDLHVTYAGGGRAVRGVDLSLEAGQKLGIAGESGCGKSTLALALLRLLPASAKVTGEILLNGEDVLAMKWGRLRAVRWAGASIVFQGAMHSLNAVHRIGDQIAEPILLHRKTTPDEAKKKVAELLEHVGLPAARAAAYPHELSGGQRQRVMIAMALACDPELIIADEPTTALDVMIQAQILRLIEQLVAEQDLGLIMISHDLAVLSDTCDRLAVMYAGRVVEEGPAGEVYENAVHPYGRALSAAFPTIGDPASRFAPRGLPGDPPDPAALPSGCTFHPRCPVALDVCASEDQVLREAGPGRRAACVHVESGDSPAQGVEAGSKTA, from the coding sequence ATGACGCTGCTCGAGGTACGCGACCTCCACGTGACGTACGCGGGCGGGGGCCGGGCCGTGCGCGGGGTGGACCTCTCCCTGGAGGCCGGGCAGAAGCTCGGCATCGCGGGCGAGTCGGGCTGCGGCAAATCGACGCTGGCGCTGGCCCTGCTGCGGCTGCTGCCCGCGAGCGCGAAGGTCACCGGCGAGATCCTGCTGAACGGCGAGGACGTCCTCGCCATGAAGTGGGGCCGGCTGCGCGCCGTCCGCTGGGCCGGGGCGTCGATCGTGTTCCAGGGCGCGATGCACTCGCTGAACGCCGTGCACCGCATCGGCGACCAGATCGCCGAGCCCATCCTGCTGCACCGGAAGACCACGCCGGACGAGGCGAAGAAGAAGGTCGCCGAACTCCTGGAGCACGTGGGGCTGCCCGCGGCGCGCGCGGCGGCCTATCCGCACGAGCTGTCCGGCGGCCAGCGCCAGCGCGTGATGATCGCGATGGCGCTCGCCTGCGACCCGGAACTGATCATCGCCGACGAGCCGACGACCGCGCTCGACGTGATGATCCAGGCCCAGATCCTGCGCCTGATCGAGCAGTTGGTGGCGGAGCAGGACCTCGGCCTCATCATGATCAGCCACGACCTGGCGGTCCTCTCCGACACCTGCGACCGGCTCGCCGTGATGTACGCGGGCCGCGTCGTCGAGGAGGGCCCGGCGGGCGAGGTCTACGAGAACGCGGTGCACCCCTACGGCCGGGCGCTGTCGGCGGCGTTCCCGACGATCGGCGACCCGGCGTCGCGGTTCGCGCCGCGCGGCCTGCCGGGCGACCCGCCGGACCCGGCGGCGCTGCCGTCCGGCTGCACGTTCCATCCGCGCTGCCCGGTCGCGCTCGACGTGTGCGCGAGCGAGGACCAGGTGCTGCGGGAGGCGGGTCCAGGGCGGCGCGCGGCATGCGTGCACGTGGAGTCGGGCGACTCGCCCGCACAGGGTGTCGAAGCAGGGAGCAAGACCGCATGA
- the truB gene encoding tRNA pseudouridine(55) synthase TruB, with protein sequence MSDRTPPPDGLVIVDKPSGFTSHDVVAKMRGIARTRRVGHAGTLDPMATGVLVLGVERATKLLGHLALTEKEYLGTIRLGQNTLTDDAEGEITSSTDASGVRRDAVDAGIAKLTGDIMQVPSKVSAIKINGVRSYKRARDGEDFEIPARPVKISSFAVYDVRDAVAEDGTPVLDLVVSVVCSSGTYIRALARDLGADLGVGGHLTALRRTRVGPYKLDRARTLDQLQESFAVMPVAEAAAAAFPRWDVDARRAGLLLNGVRLDVPGEYAGAGPVGVFDPDGRFVALVEESKGKAKSLAVFG encoded by the coding sequence ATGTCCGACCGCACCCCTCCGCCCGACGGCCTGGTCATCGTCGACAAGCCGTCGGGCTTCACCTCGCACGACGTCGTGGCCAAGATGCGCGGGATCGCCAGGACCCGCCGCGTCGGCCACGCGGGCACCCTCGACCCGATGGCGACGGGTGTCCTGGTGCTCGGAGTCGAGCGCGCCACCAAGCTCCTCGGCCATCTCGCGCTGACCGAGAAGGAGTACCTGGGCACCATCCGGCTCGGGCAGAACACGCTGACCGACGACGCGGAGGGCGAGATCACCTCGTCCACGGACGCCTCCGGGGTCCGCCGCGACGCCGTCGACGCGGGCATCGCCAAGCTGACCGGCGACATCATGCAGGTGCCGTCCAAGGTCAGCGCCATCAAGATCAACGGCGTACGTTCGTACAAGCGTGCGCGCGACGGCGAGGACTTCGAGATCCCGGCCCGGCCGGTGAAGATCTCCTCCTTCGCCGTGTACGACGTGCGGGACGCGGTCGCCGAGGACGGCACGCCGGTGCTCGACCTCGTGGTGTCCGTCGTCTGCTCGTCCGGTACGTACATCAGGGCGCTGGCCCGGGACCTGGGCGCGGACCTCGGCGTGGGCGGGCACCTGACCGCGCTGCGCCGCACCCGGGTGGGCCCGTACAAGCTGGACCGGGCGCGGACGCTCGACCAGTTGCAGGAGTCGTTCGCCGTGATGCCGGTCGCCGAGGCCGCCGCTGCCGCCTTCCCGCGCTGGGACGTCGACGCGCGCCGCGCCGGGCTGCTGCTGAACGGGGTACGGCTCGACGTGCCCGGCGAGTACGCGGGAGCCGGGCCGGTCGGGGTGTTCGACCCGGACGGCCGGTTCGTCGCGCTCGTCGAGGAGTCGAAGGGCAAGGCGAAGAGCCTCGCCGTCTTCGGCTGA
- a CDS encoding DUF503 domain-containing protein, which translates to MYVGTLSFDLLLGDVHSLKEKRSLVRPIVAELQRKYGVSAAETGNQDLHRRAEIGLAVVSGDTGHLTDVLDRCERLVAGRPEVELLSVRRRLHSDED; encoded by the coding sequence ATGTACGTGGGGACTCTGTCCTTCGACCTGCTCCTCGGCGACGTGCACTCGCTGAAGGAAAAACGCTCCCTCGTCCGACCGATCGTGGCCGAACTCCAGCGCAAGTACGGAGTGAGCGCGGCGGAGACGGGGAATCAGGACCTCCACCGCAGGGCCGAGATCGGGCTCGCGGTGGTCTCCGGGGACACGGGACACCTCACCGATGTACTGGACCGCTGCGAACGGCTCGTCGCCGGGCGGCCAGAGGTGGAACTGCTCTCGGTTCGACGCAGGCTCCACAGCGACGAAGACTGA
- a CDS encoding serine protease, translated as MVDPPLVRICDLAGRPRGAGFAADDRGTVVTSHEAVDGLGRLVLHAPDGSGTCVVGPEAVVELPEADLALVTTRGLTVPPVPVAATGAPAAGAYVRIPAGGWREARVLGHTEVTYPASGRLHVLDGALELAVGTAGADALLRGGGAAGGPVVDAGTGAVVAVLGTALEAGHRAAGFAVPLRAAAAADPGGPLADLLARNAATVPAYGPDLNLAGVLQVAAVSVGSDGPGPGGGPEPVERPDVVRELAEFEHGDAAVVALVGDPGSGRTTELAAFAARRTGAPTVWLRGADLRGDDAGVADAARRALERAGRIVGAAREDNAPGELSPERVAAVARAAGRPLVLLLDGPEEMPPVLAHRLAAWSHGTERWLTRCGVRLVVACRGEYWEQAGALFGAAAGSLPGCVPLGDLTGEGARLARERYGIPPGALADRDAGHPLALRLLGEVRAAVPEGGPAGCPDRDEVFSAYLDLMCLRVAVRLAAPAGVRGSGVRRLAARVSGRLHEAARRGLGPGQGDLDREAFEELFPWGALHGVAGWASAVLAEGVLVPAGAGYRFAHEEVADWIQGMHLDLDAALAALVFRRPGGGSVPVPRHRAGPVVRALLLVGRERGAGELGSRLEELARWVGRGDAPEGRGEACWWAAHLLSGVLLRVPDAGVHLPVLEELAERGVFGPGFWRALPVADEVRFDLLRRLVVHDPGPGAGDRYLDVVAERLGAEPARVQRQLTRWFDDERVLPALPDATVATAAQALLHTHRHRAVDELTDALVDRGHPRADELLAVLADEEASAVCRAVDRWARDERGARRVAAAFYGVRVAGRVTVEADRCLLRRAALALLARPADGALHGAALALLLGEPGRPPPAARRGFSRSSPRP; from the coding sequence ATGGTGGATCCGCCGCTGGTACGGATCTGTGATCTGGCCGGGCGGCCGCGCGGGGCCGGGTTCGCGGCGGACGACCGGGGCACCGTCGTCACCAGTCATGAGGCGGTGGACGGGCTGGGCCGCCTGGTGCTGCACGCGCCGGACGGCTCGGGAACCTGTGTCGTGGGCCCGGAGGCGGTCGTGGAACTGCCGGAGGCCGATCTCGCGCTCGTCACGACCCGGGGACTCACGGTGCCGCCGGTGCCGGTGGCGGCCACGGGGGCGCCGGCGGCGGGAGCGTACGTCAGGATCCCGGCGGGCGGCTGGCGCGAGGCCCGGGTGCTCGGGCACACCGAGGTGACCTATCCGGCGAGCGGCCGGCTCCATGTGCTCGACGGCGCCCTGGAGCTCGCGGTCGGAACGGCCGGGGCCGACGCGCTGCTGCGCGGCGGCGGCGCCGCCGGCGGGCCCGTCGTCGACGCCGGGACCGGCGCGGTCGTCGCCGTGCTCGGGACGGCCCTGGAGGCCGGGCACCGGGCGGCCGGGTTCGCGGTGCCGCTGCGCGCGGCGGCCGCCGCCGATCCGGGCGGCCCGCTCGCCGACCTGCTCGCGCGCAACGCGGCGACGGTGCCCGCCTACGGCCCCGACCTCAATCTGGCGGGCGTGCTCCAGGTGGCCGCCGTCTCCGTGGGCAGCGACGGACCGGGACCGGGCGGTGGGCCCGAGCCGGTCGAACGGCCCGATGTGGTGCGGGAGTTGGCGGAGTTCGAGCACGGCGACGCGGCCGTCGTCGCGCTGGTCGGTGACCCGGGGAGCGGGCGCACGACGGAGCTCGCGGCCTTCGCCGCGCGGCGGACCGGCGCGCCCACGGTGTGGCTGCGCGGCGCCGATCTGCGCGGGGACGACGCCGGTGTGGCGGACGCGGCACGGCGGGCCCTGGAGCGGGCCGGGCGGATCGTCGGCGCGGCCCGCGAGGACAACGCCCCGGGCGAGCTCTCGCCGGAGCGCGTCGCCGCCGTGGCCCGCGCCGCGGGACGGCCCCTGGTGCTGCTGCTCGACGGGCCCGAGGAGATGCCGCCCGTGCTCGCCCACCGGCTCGCCGCCTGGTCGCACGGGACCGAGCGGTGGCTCACCCGGTGCGGGGTGCGGCTCGTCGTGGCGTGCCGCGGGGAGTACTGGGAGCAGGCCGGGGCGCTGTTCGGGGCCGCGGCCGGGTCGTTGCCGGGGTGCGTGCCGCTGGGCGATCTGACGGGGGAGGGGGCGCGGCTCGCGCGGGAGCGGTACGGGATTCCCCCGGGCGCCCTGGCGGACCGCGACGCCGGGCATCCGCTCGCTCTGCGGCTGCTCGGGGAGGTGCGTGCCGCCGTGCCGGAGGGCGGCCCGGCCGGATGCCCCGACCGCGACGAGGTCTTCTCGGCGTACCTGGACCTGATGTGCCTGCGCGTGGCGGTACGGCTCGCGGCGCCCGCCGGGGTGCGGGGCAGCGGGGTGCGGCGGCTGGCGGCGCGGGTGTCGGGGCGGCTGCACGAGGCGGCGCGGCGCGGGCTGGGGCCCGGGCAGGGGGACCTGGACCGGGAGGCGTTCGAGGAGCTGTTCCCGTGGGGAGCGCTGCACGGTGTCGCGGGGTGGGCCTCCGCCGTGCTGGCGGAAGGGGTGCTGGTGCCCGCCGGGGCCGGGTACCGGTTCGCGCACGAGGAGGTCGCCGACTGGATCCAGGGCATGCACCTGGACCTCGACGCGGCCCTCGCGGCGCTGGTGTTCCGGCGGCCGGGCGGCGGGTCCGTGCCGGTGCCGAGGCATCGGGCGGGGCCGGTGGTGCGGGCGCTGCTGCTCGTCGGGCGGGAGCGCGGGGCCGGTGAACTGGGTTCGAGGCTCGAAGAGCTGGCCCGCTGGGTCGGGCGGGGGGATGCCCCGGAGGGGCGGGGCGAAGCGTGCTGGTGGGCCGCGCATCTGCTCAGCGGGGTGCTGCTGCGGGTTCCCGACGCCGGTGTCCATCTCCCCGTACTGGAGGAGCTGGCGGAGCGTGGGGTGTTCGGGCCCGGGTTCTGGCGGGCGCTGCCCGTCGCCGACGAGGTGCGGTTCGATCTGTTGCGGCGGCTCGTCGTGCACGATCCGGGGCCCGGTGCGGGTGACCGGTATCTCGATGTCGTCGCCGAGCGGCTCGGTGCCGAACCGGCGCGGGTGCAGCGGCAGTTGACCCGCTGGTTCGACGACGAGCGGGTGCTGCCCGCTCTGCCGGATGCCACCGTCGCGACCGCCGCGCAGGCTCTGCTGCACACGCATCGGCACCGGGCCGTCGACGAACTCACCGACGCTCTGGTGGATCGCGGGCATCCGCGCGCCGACGAACTGCTCGCCGTGCTCGCCGACGAGGAGGCGTCCGCCGTGTGCCGGGCCGTTGATCGGTGGGCGCGTGATGAGCGGGGTGCTCGGCGGGTGGCGGCGGCCTTTTACGGGGTGCGGGTCGCGGGGCGGGTGACCGTCGAGGCCGATCGTTGTCTGCTGCGGCGTGCCGCCCTCGCGCTGTTGGCCCGGCCGGCCGACGGCGCGCTGCACGGTGCCGCGCTTGCGCTCCTTCTGGGTGAGCCCGGTCGTCCTCCACCTGCGGCCCGGCGGGGCTTCTCGCGCAGTTCCCCGCGCCCCTGA
- a CDS encoding ABC transporter ATP-binding protein, with translation MTESLLSADRLQVTFPGRRGAPAARAVDGVDLDIAPGEIVALVGESGCGKTSLARTLLGLERPTSGRVTFAGEPLDYASRALKAYRKRVQLVLQDPSGSLNPRHTVYEAVAEGLRIHGYAGDERAAVADALSRAGLRPPERFFLRYPHELSGGQRQRVVIAGALVLEPELIVADEPVASLDASVRGEILALILKLREELGLSALVVTHDLGLAWNIADRVAVMYLGRIVETGRVEDVLTSPQHPYTQALLSVLPEAPGEPVVLTGEAPDPSRIPGGCRFHARCQILAGGEAERAGVADKCRTEDLPVLSGGGASQVACHWAAARVAAE, from the coding sequence ATGACCGAGTCTCTGTTGAGTGCCGACCGGCTCCAGGTGACGTTCCCCGGCCGGCGCGGCGCCCCCGCGGCGCGGGCGGTGGACGGTGTCGACCTGGACATCGCGCCGGGCGAGATCGTCGCCCTCGTCGGCGAGTCGGGCTGCGGCAAGACGAGCCTGGCGCGCACGCTCCTCGGCCTGGAGAGGCCGACGTCGGGCCGGGTCACGTTCGCGGGCGAACCGCTGGACTACGCCTCGCGCGCGCTGAAGGCGTACCGCAAGCGCGTCCAGCTGGTCCTCCAGGACCCCAGCGGCTCGCTCAACCCGCGGCACACGGTGTACGAGGCCGTGGCGGAGGGCCTGCGGATCCACGGGTACGCGGGCGACGAGCGCGCGGCGGTGGCGGACGCGCTGTCGCGGGCGGGGCTGCGCCCGCCGGAGCGGTTCTTCCTCCGCTATCCGCACGAGCTGTCGGGTGGTCAGCGCCAGCGGGTGGTGATCGCGGGCGCGCTGGTCCTGGAGCCCGAACTGATCGTCGCGGACGAGCCGGTGGCGTCCCTGGACGCGTCGGTGCGCGGCGAGATCCTGGCGCTGATCCTCAAACTCCGCGAGGAGCTGGGCCTCTCGGCGCTGGTCGTCACGCACGACCTGGGTCTGGCCTGGAACATCGCGGACCGGGTCGCGGTGATGTATCTCGGCCGGATCGTCGAGACGGGCCGCGTCGAGGACGTACTGACGTCGCCTCAGCACCCGTACACCCAGGCGCTGTTGTCGGTGCTGCCGGAGGCGCCGGGCGAGCCGGTGGTGCTGACGGGCGAGGCGCCGGACCCGTCCCGGATCCCGGGTGGCTGCCGCTTCCACGCGCGCTGCCAGATCCTGGCGGGCGGCGAGGCGGAGCGCGCCGGGGTCGCGGACAAGTGCCGCACCGAGGACCTGCCGGTGCTGTCCGGCGGCGGCGCGTCGCAGGTGGCGTGTCACTGGGCGGCGGCCAGGGTCGCGGCGGAGTGA
- a CDS encoding carboxymuconolactone decarboxylase family protein — protein sequence MEPRLDLSANPALGKALKHIVAAARAVENAGVPAATHQLMLIRASQINGCAGCLDMHTKDAAAAGETSVRINLVAGWREAKVFTEAEKAALALTEAGTRIADGAGVSDEVWADAAKHYDEDQLGALVATIAVINTFNRINVMTQQPAGDYEPGMYG from the coding sequence ATGGAACCCCGCCTCGACCTCTCCGCCAACCCGGCCCTCGGCAAGGCGCTCAAGCACATCGTCGCGGCCGCCAGGGCCGTCGAGAACGCCGGGGTGCCGGCCGCCACGCACCAGCTCATGCTGATCCGCGCCAGCCAGATCAACGGCTGCGCCGGCTGTCTCGACATGCACACCAAGGACGCCGCCGCGGCCGGTGAGACCTCGGTCCGGATCAACCTCGTCGCGGGCTGGCGCGAGGCCAAGGTCTTCACCGAGGCCGAGAAGGCCGCCCTCGCCCTGACCGAGGCGGGCACCCGGATCGCCGACGGCGCGGGCGTCTCGGACGAGGTGTGGGCCGACGCCGCCAAGCACTACGACGAGGACCAGCTCGGCGCGCTCGTCGCGACGATCGCCGTGATCAACACCTTCAACAGGATCAACGTGATGACCCAGCAGCCCGCCGGCGACTACGAGCCCGGCATGTACGGCTGA
- a CDS encoding bifunctional riboflavin kinase/FAD synthetase produces MQRWRGLEDIPQDWGRSVVTIGSYDGVHRGHQLIIGRAVERARELGVPAVVVTFDPHPSEVVRPGSHPPLLAPHHRRAELMAALGVDAVLILPFTTEFSKLSPADFVAKVLVDKLHARLVVEGPNFRFGHKAAGNVEFLAEQGATYDFEVEVIDLKVSGNAGGGAPFSSTLTRTLVAEGDVEGAAEILGRPHRVEGVVVRGAQRGRELGFPTANVETLPHTAIPADGVYAGWLHVNGEAMPAAISVGTNPQFDGTERTVEAYAIDRVGLDLYGLHVAVDFLAFVRGMSKFDSLEQLVEAIANDVKRSRELIEACEA; encoded by the coding sequence GTGCAGCGCTGGCGTGGCTTGGAGGACATCCCCCAGGACTGGGGGCGCAGCGTCGTCACCATCGGCTCCTACGACGGCGTGCACCGCGGACACCAGCTGATCATCGGCCGCGCCGTGGAGCGCGCCCGTGAGCTGGGCGTCCCCGCGGTCGTCGTCACCTTCGACCCGCACCCCAGCGAGGTCGTGCGGCCCGGCTCGCACCCGCCGCTGCTCGCGCCGCACCACCGGCGCGCCGAGCTGATGGCCGCGCTCGGCGTCGACGCGGTGCTGATCCTGCCGTTCACCACCGAGTTCTCGAAGCTGTCGCCGGCCGACTTCGTGGCGAAGGTGCTCGTCGACAAGCTGCACGCGCGGCTGGTCGTCGAGGGCCCCAACTTCCGGTTCGGGCACAAGGCCGCGGGCAATGTGGAGTTCCTCGCCGAGCAGGGCGCCACGTACGACTTCGAGGTCGAGGTCATCGACCTGAAGGTCAGCGGGAACGCGGGCGGCGGCGCCCCCTTCTCCTCCACGCTCACCCGCACCCTCGTCGCCGAGGGCGACGTGGAGGGCGCCGCCGAGATCCTCGGGCGGCCGCACCGTGTCGAGGGCGTCGTCGTGCGTGGCGCGCAGCGCGGCCGCGAGCTGGGCTTCCCGACCGCCAACGTCGAGACGCTGCCGCACACCGCGATCCCCGCCGACGGCGTCTACGCGGGCTGGCTGCACGTGAACGGCGAGGCGATGCCCGCCGCGATCTCCGTCGGCACCAACCCCCAGTTCGACGGCACCGAGCGGACCGTCGAGGCCTACGCCATCGACCGGGTCGGGCTCGACCTGTACGGGCTGCACGTCGCCGTGGACTTCCTCGCCTTCGTGCGCGGCATGTCGAAGTTCGACTCGCTGGAGCAGCTGGTCGAGGCCATCGCGAACGACGTGAAGCGGTCCCGGGAACTCATCGAGGCGTGCGAGGCGTGA